The segment CGGTGTAGAGGCTATGTGTCCCCGGCCCACCAACAGAGAGAACAGATCCCCCTGGCAGACCCCGCAGAATTCTAGCTGCCAGCGGAGGTTCGGCACAGATGAACAAAGCAGCACGGGTCTTGGAGTCGGAATAGAGGtagctttatttgatggtaaactccCCAAGTCCAAGGTCCCAAGACCctgacccaagggcaggcaaTAACTTATAAACAGGGACGGTCTTGGGGGAGAATACAATTGTTAACCAATGGAGAGGACTGACGGTGGAACACAAGGTGGGGAAATACAATCTGTAAACCAATAGAGGATCTTAGGGGAGGGGAAAGGCTTAAGTAAACCAATGGGGTTTCAAAGGATAGAGAACTGACAAGGAAGGttctggagaaaaaggcagGCTTAGGGAAGGATTGACatctgaggagggaaggagcagggaaggtgttGGGGAAAAAGAGTAGGGACAAGAGGGATTGAGGATTTGGCAGGGAGTGGCCAGGCAACAAACAAGAAGACAGTTAACCAAGCTGAATAACAATGAGGGAGAGAGTCTAAATTTAGCAACATAAGATACAAAATGGGGAACCTGTGCTACTCCAAAGGCGGGGAGAAAAACACggattaaaaaaccacaaatcaagcaataaaatatagcaaataaagaaaatgaaaacacaccacaacaaCAAGATGCAATGCAGAGAGATCCAGGGGGGGCTCTGGAAGGGGTGGGGAGACTCCTCAGGGTCTGGGACCTTGCTCTTTAGGGACCGCCGGGGCTGCCCAGGTGAGCAGCGCCCGCcgtgggtgggagcagagggtctggggctggtgccctggacagagggacctgcctcctcctggggctggtcctgctctggggacaccggcACAGCTGGGGGTGGCTTTGGCCCCTGGTGGGAGTGatctcaggaaggagctggagctgctgtccctgcagagtgggGTACGAGGGCCAGAGGAACCCTGTCATgactctggagagcccaggacccATCACCACGtgggccatgctgtgccatcatCCCCTCTTGCCGCTGGCTGTTGTCATCCCTGAGAGTCATCAGCCCAAGCAGTTCTTTCTTCACTGGGAACTAATTTCTCCTGGTTTGAGGCTTGGCTGGTGTGAAGCAAGGATGCTGCGTGCAACCACCACGTGTCTCTGCCTCAGGGGGCAGAGCTCTCTCTTCAAACCTGTGCACATGGAGGATGTCCACTGACATACTTTGGTGCTTTACAGTCCACATGGAAAAAGATGGATGTTTGTTCATCAgggattctttttctttttattgggagGGGTGTTTTTCCTTGCTTGAGAAAGTGCCTCTTAAAGTGTACAGttatattctattttatttgGAATTGGAATTGTACCAGTTTAAATATGtaggcagcagctggaatttcagAGTACCAAGATATTCTCCTTTTCCTGGGGAAACTAAGGCCACAGTTAGTCCAGGAGATGCATTTCATGCTTGAGGAGGACTCTTGGCCAAGGTGCTGATTTCATCTGGAGTTCCTTGCACATTAGTGCCCCAGAACTCCCCCCATTAACTCACTGCCATGgtcacatttcatttcttttcctcttctatcCCATGTACCCTGAAATGATGAAATGATAGAAAGGGTGAGGATGGTGTTGGAAATTATTTAGACACGTGAGAGGTCATGGTCTTATTCCATGAATGTGCATTTACACACAACAAACATGAGAGGTTAAAAACTCACTTTGGTCAGTGTCAGAAAGTAGAGctgttaattattatttattaatatttctctACTCATCTCCAATGGATGAGAAGAGATGGCATCATGTTTGCATGAGTCTTCCCAGGCACAcatagtttaaaaattattcaaaaattattcaaaacctGGATCAGCTGGATCGGCTGTATCTTACTAAGTCAATACCCTCAAAGTTCACTGCCTCCACAGTTTTTCAGgactgattttttaaagtttcttcaaTGCTGATGAACCTTCCTAAAGAGGATTTCCCTTAGATCCTTGCCCCTCTTTGCCATTGCTATGCATGCCAGGAAGACTGGGTGCTTATTTCCAGAAGCACCATGCCTGACAGGTTTTTGCCTGGGCTGTTACTAAACTGCACTTTTCGCTTGCAGGCCATCTAAGCAATCTCCTTTTTCACCGCTGTACCTTTCTCCTTGAGACTGCACAGACTGCAAACAATGCACAGCCAAGAGGGAATGTCTATTCCTTTGATTCTGTCCTAGTCACAAAGGGACTTGGAAACAAGAAACACGGAAGGAAAATATCAACGTAGCCATGCATGTTTATCTCCACGCCCTTGTTTCCATCTTTCAGCTACCTTCTGTTTgaggaactctggctggttATGGAGCACATGGATGGAGGCACCCTGAGCGATGTCATCAGCAAGAGCTACCTGTCTGAAGAGGAGATGGCAGCCATCAGTCGGGAGGTCAGCaatcccatctgtgctgccGAGGGCTTGGGCAGGATTGTCTGGGAAACAGGGGCTCAGGACAGGAGAGGTTTCATGTGCCaagctttgtttgtgtgttgctgCTATGCTGTGGGCAAGTAGAAGCATCTCAAGTgaaatggctgccagtgcccctgcaCTCACTGAACTCAGTTCTTGTACTCTTTATCGCCTGCTGTTTTGTTCTCACTCTGCCTCTTGTATTTGCTCTTCTCCATCTTGCTTTCTAAACTTTTGCCTGTCTTCACTGCATTCCTTGCCTGTAAAAGCAAAAGTGCTGGTGGCAGGATttgaaaggaacagcaaaggaaaagagagagactcGTTTCTCTCAGTCCTCAGCTAAAAAGGATAGGAGTGCAGCCAAAGCACTGTTTGCTTctgagcacatcccctgcagcagcagtcatcctggctggtgtgcagggaacagtctacaacagcaggtgctgttgctctttcaaaagctgacatgcctttccttagaaaggtcctgctctgcaagtgttgcagaaacaagctcttcctctcagtggCACTGTGTTTTGCCATtattccccattcccctggaGAGGGAATCTTTTTGAATCTTTGTGTCCTTTCTTATGTGATGAAATCACATCACTTAGTTTTGccctcctgtttctgtttcctctctcagtgcctgcaaggactggattttcttcactccaaCCACGTGATCCACCGAGATGTGAAGAGAAGCAACATCCTTCTCAGAACTGACGGATCTGTCAAGCTGGGTCAGTGTATTCTTGGTCAGGTGCAACATTCCAGGGATGTaggtgtggggctgcttggagtgactgccagctccccagaaatggtgctggtgacagtgcagggatatctgctgtgagctggtgacACGGCTGCAATGTGTACAGAGGCATGACAAGGAACAAGCAGCCAAGAGTGGTGTTtctctgtgtgtcccttccaggGGGAGTGAGCTACAGGTCTAAAGCTTCCAAAGAACAAAAGCCACTGCTGGAGTGTAAAAAACTGTGGGAATTTTTTAAGTCACAATGCCATATTTCCTTGGCTAAAGTcctgagaaaacagagcagggacagttgTCCAAGAGATTCAACAGTACATTCTCAAACTCCTACTGAGAAATTCTTTTGCTTGGTTTCCTAATGgcacagaattaaaataaaaacagttattttgctttctcctcagccgATTTTGGCCTCTCTACTCAACTCATCCCTGAGAAGAATACACGGAGCGTGTTAGCAGGGACTGCTTGGTGGACGGCGCCTGAAGGGGTGACAGGTCAAccatatggccccaaagtggacatatggtcttttggaatTGTGGGAATTGAAATAGTAGAACAGGAACCTCCTTACTGGAACTGAAGTCCTGCCTCGGTAAGGAGCAAATCCTTACTGATCCCgctgtctttctcacctgtcccatgttctgtgtgccattggacaaaatcccattgccaTCTGCTAGGACTACTTGCACCAAGGTCCCCtcctaaaaatgtccctgcaacacatcagcatctgctgtagCTTTGGTTGCATCAGTGGGGGAACTCAAGCCTTAACACATGCAAAAAAATTCCACTCTCAGGCAACACTTGCCTTTGGGTTATAAGTGGTTCCAGTTCTTTTGTCTGTGTAGATGGCCccaaaggggctgcaggtgaaacagggtgcgagggatgggctcctcctccacGGAAGTTCAAGGCATCAGATGAGctcccttcctcctcacctccactcttggtgctcttcaaatgaaaacggtgaggagtcctagactgggctgggctggcagggccctgtaaaggtcatcaggtgcaagtgtcctgccatgagcagggacatctttaaagagatcagattGCTCACAGCCCTTTGCTACCTGACCTAGAATATTTCCAGGGACGGGGCAACTATAAGCTCTTGGGGCAACCCGTGCCAGGGTGGCACCATGCCATGaggaaacaatttcttccttcgACCTACTCTGACTTGATCCCCtgtgtatttaaaattatttgcccACATCCTATTGTAACTTGTCCTGTTCAAAAAGGTGTCccccactttcttcaaagcctATCTGAAGTCTTGGAAAGTGGCAACACGTGGCTCTCTGGGGCCTGTTTTTCACACAACTGAATAACTCCACCTctctccacatttcctgagaggacAGGTACTCTGTCCTCTGActgtttctgctgccctgttttgtaatttggtggtgtgctccattttatccaatggcaaaagaattgaagtagagcaatgcagggtacagagacatgaaaaggtggtgcaggaacccaaggaagccaggctggccaagtggtcagagatttggctgtgggcaggaggggctgtgggggggctcactgtgagcctctgaggggccctggtttgtgcccccagcccacccttggaggtttctggcacgcaaacagggagagctgagagggacttgtcccagccccatctgctgcctggcacgctcaagcagacaggaactgccccagggttactgccaggttgtgtggcagagagggaagtgcagcagccagtgccactgggctgtccctgctgggaaggaaggtgccatccagcacaggaggggcagggcatggaaaggtagacactgctctgtctccctgtgggaaTCAGCACAGTGCTTGTCTTTTAAAGAGAGGGACCTATGTGATTCATTGGAGTTTTCTGAAAGGAAGATACCTCAGGGCAGAAACaccatttctagagcactggcagggcaaaaatcccagcaagatgaaGACATCACAATAAACAGATGAGTGGgattctgggccaggtttgcctgATAATTTCAAGAGAATAAATGCCAGTTTAGGTGCTGCTGTCTTTAGTGCATGACAGAGGtgcaagtttctgagcagccagcacttgctgttgctggccgaggaggcggagtgctggagtcctgcaggacgtagTCATTTcgtgcaggcagtgccagctggcaattggcctttggcctgtcatgttgaggcaccgaagagctgggggctctgggtgaacttttggctgcctggctgagtgcagctctatgtctgggcttctgcagtgcattggccaagggtacagctggtggtgctggcagtcccagggctttgtttctttgatTTTCCCTAGTGGAAAGATGtgtttggcttgtggaagtgttctgcagttttcttgagcagttcttcaCTTATACAGCctcttttggcccagctgtCTGTTGGCTTTTGatcagctgcaaggagatgaatGTGCTATGCGTGAAGCTGTGAGGGGCCATTCTTGtgccgtgtggccaaggaaaggaagcgcgtagttgagaaggcttcttgtgaggcaaaaggcagaagcggggagtttctgtggctcccttttgcggtgaagtctgcagctttggcaagtgcactggagcctggagtgggggtgaagctggaagtccttgagtgctgtcttgcgttgtagagaagaggaaggagatgttgaaatggaggatgcagtatttgaagt is part of the Passer domesticus isolate bPasDom1 chromosome 6, bPasDom1.hap1, whole genome shotgun sequence genome and harbors:
- the LOC135302272 gene encoding serine/threonine-protein kinase PAK 3-like; translation: MPHVTIQRLLTSESSTLLSEMSYLLFEELWLVMEHMDGGTLSDVISKSYLSEEEMAAISRECLQGLDFLHSNHVIHRDVKRSNILLRTDGSVKLADFGLSTQLIPEKNTRSVLAGTAWWTAPEGVTGQPYGPKVDIWSFGIVGIEIVEQEPPYWN